One window of Paludibacter propionicigenes WB4 genomic DNA carries:
- a CDS encoding porin family protein — MNCKHISFIVALLFCTTGLFAQLGIKMGLNMANEVRSFNRADVSAGFKSDNLTGYQIGLVYQAMPKKSGLGFEIAALISQKGSTFSDSTGIVGIIKQGYKEMNYVEVPLNLRYRLSLGVMGVYAFGGVYGGYSYSGKVVDEKTNTTQKETFPTTDDRIDYGYNFGGGLEIFRKIQLGATWSRGLKDTSKTNIGLPVSTKATNKVMSFNLVYLF, encoded by the coding sequence ATGAATTGCAAGCATATCTCTTTTATTGTTGCGTTATTATTTTGTACTACAGGTCTTTTTGCTCAGTTAGGTATTAAGATGGGTTTAAATATGGCGAATGAAGTCAGATCTTTTAACCGTGCTGATGTTAGTGCGGGGTTTAAATCAGATAACCTGACAGGATATCAAATTGGACTGGTTTATCAGGCTATGCCGAAAAAATCAGGCCTTGGATTTGAAATTGCGGCTCTAATTTCTCAAAAAGGAAGTACTTTCAGCGATAGTACCGGTATTGTCGGAATTATTAAGCAGGGTTATAAAGAAATGAATTATGTAGAAGTTCCGCTGAATTTGCGTTATAGACTTTCGCTGGGAGTTATGGGAGTTTATGCTTTTGGCGGTGTTTACGGAGGTTACTCATACAGCGGAAAAGTGGTGGACGAGAAGACAAATACCACTCAGAAGGAAACTTTTCCTACTACGGATGATCGTATAGATTATGGGTATAACTTTGGGGGAGGATTGGAGATATTCAGGAAAATTCAACTGGGTGCAACCTGGAGTAGAGGGCTTAAAGATACCTCAAAAACCAATATCGGTTTGCCTGTTTCTACTAAAGCCACCAATAAGGTTATGTCCTTCAATTTAGTGTACCTTTTCTGA
- the tig gene encoding trigger factor, producing MNIVRKDLDQNNAIVTLRIEKVDYAEKVDKTLRDYRKKANIPGFRPGMVPVGLVKKMYGKSVLADEINKLVSDNLYNYIRENNVNILGEPLPNETEQKAIDFDTQEEFEFVFDLGIAPEFEVELTKKDKVKFYTIAVSDEMIDNQVKSYTGRYGKYVQEEVVEEKDMLKGELLEVADGKVNESGIKVQDATLTAAYMKDDAQKALFVGAKKGDVITFNPAKAFESEAEISSLLKISKDAAKAIDADFQLKIESITRYHESEINQELFDKVYGEGVVSTEEEFRAKIKENIQENLTGDSEYKFGLDAQEMLVAKFDNLVFPDTFLKRWVLASNENLTAETLEEDYPKMIADLKWHLIKDKLAKVNDVKVEATDVEEFAKKMAKAQFAQYGMIGMDDEIIANYAKDMMKKEETLKNIVDKVAEEKVFAKVKDAVKLENKEVSIEEFNKMFEAK from the coding sequence ATGAATATTGTCAGAAAAGACCTCGATCAAAACAATGCAATTGTAACGTTACGCATTGAAAAAGTGGATTATGCCGAGAAAGTGGATAAAACTTTACGCGACTATCGTAAGAAAGCTAATATTCCCGGCTTTCGCCCAGGCATGGTGCCGGTGGGTTTAGTGAAAAAGATGTACGGAAAATCTGTATTGGCCGATGAAATCAATAAACTGGTATCGGATAATCTTTACAATTATATCCGCGAAAACAACGTGAATATACTTGGCGAACCACTTCCAAACGAAACAGAACAAAAAGCAATCGATTTTGATACTCAGGAAGAATTCGAATTCGTTTTTGATTTGGGTATTGCTCCTGAATTTGAAGTAGAATTGACAAAAAAAGATAAAGTAAAGTTCTACACCATCGCTGTTAGCGATGAGATGATTGATAATCAGGTGAAATCATATACAGGACGTTATGGAAAATACGTTCAGGAAGAAGTAGTTGAAGAAAAAGATATGTTGAAAGGCGAATTGCTCGAAGTGGCAGATGGCAAAGTAAACGAATCGGGCATTAAAGTTCAGGATGCTACACTTACCGCTGCCTATATGAAAGATGATGCTCAAAAAGCACTTTTCGTAGGAGCAAAAAAAGGTGATGTGATTACTTTCAATCCTGCAAAAGCTTTCGAGAGCGAAGCTGAAATCAGCTCATTGCTCAAAATATCGAAAGATGCTGCAAAAGCTATTGATGCTGACTTCCAATTAAAAATTGAAAGCATTACACGCTATCACGAATCTGAAATCAACCAGGAATTGTTTGATAAAGTGTATGGCGAAGGTGTAGTAAGTACAGAGGAAGAATTCAGAGCAAAAATCAAAGAAAACATTCAGGAAAATCTGACCGGTGACAGTGAGTATAAATTCGGTTTGGATGCACAGGAAATGTTGGTAGCGAAATTCGATAATCTTGTTTTCCCTGATACGTTCCTTAAACGTTGGGTGTTAGCTTCAAACGAAAACCTGACAGCCGAAACGCTGGAAGAAGATTATCCTAAGATGATTGCCGATCTAAAATGGCACTTGATCAAAGACAAGTTGGCTAAAGTAAATGACGTTAAGGTTGAAGCGACTGACGTTGAAGAGTTTGCTAAAAAAATGGCTAAGGCTCAATTTGCGCAATACGGAATGATTGGCATGGATGATGAAATCATTGCCAACTATGCTAAAGATATGATGAAGAAAGAAGAAACGCTGAAAAACATCGTTGATAAAGTGGCAGAAGAAAAAGTATTTGCAAAAGTGAAAGATGCAGTAAAACTAGAAAATAAAGAAGTTTCTATAGAAGAATTCAACAAAATGTTCGAAGCTAAATAA